A single Elaeis guineensis isolate ETL-2024a chromosome 15, EG11, whole genome shotgun sequence DNA region contains:
- the LOC105058427 gene encoding LOW QUALITY PROTEIN: 5'-adenylylsulfate reductase-like 3 (The sequence of the model RefSeq protein was modified relative to this genomic sequence to represent the inferred CDS: inserted 1 base in 1 codon): MAWKAAAGTLLLVLLLTVVGPAAATVCXRVSVGESILGRPDACSLLDAPVLGGDLIGVVEGGEAAMQRALNLVYKNREDYVAVLFYASWCPFSKVFRPNLQVLSSLFPTIRHFAFEESVIRPSILSRYGVHGFPTLFLLNSTLRVRYQGSRTINSLVAFYNDVTGANPASLDTIHLEKTVDPSNDTELKEGDEQENCPFSWARSPEKLLQQDTYLALASSFVILRLLYILLPKLNACVKRAWRRHMRYASLTNLQDHLQACLEQAKQGFNRLNPCKRGNLQVGAMNARAWASKSLASVSIGEPSSARAYSAGERR; encoded by the exons ATGGCTTGGAAGGCGGCGGCGGGGACGTTGTTGTTGGTTCTTCTTCTGACCGTCGTTGGGCCGGCAGCCGCCACGGTCT CTAGGGTTTCCGTCGGCGAGTCGATCTTGGGGCGTCCGGACGCGTGCTCACTTCTGGATGCTCCAGTGCTCGGTGGCGATCTGATCGGCGTCGTCGAG ggAGGTGAGGCTGCAATGCAGAGGGCACTGAATCTAGTGTACAAGAACAGGGAGGACTATGTGGCTGTGCTCTTTTATGCTTCATGGTGTCCTTTCTCGAAAGTTTTCCGACCAAATCTCCAGGTTTTATCTTCCTTGTTTCCAACGATTCGTCATTTTGCATTTGAAGAATCTGTCATCAGGCCAAG CATCCTCTCTAGGTACGGCGTTCATGGTTTCCcaactctttttctcttaaattcTACATTGCGAGTGCGATATCAAGGATCACGAACAATCAATTCCCTTGTTGCTTTCTACAATGATGTTACAG GTGCTAATCCTGCATCGCTTGATACAATACACTTGGAAAAAACTGTGGACCCATCAAATGATACAGAACTTAAGGAAGGCGATGAACAAGAAAATTGCCCATTCTCATGGGCAAGGTCACCAGAGAAATTGCTTCAACAAGATACATATCTGGCACTGGCCAGCTCCTTTGTGATATTGAGGTTGCTTTATATCCTTCTTCCAAAACTAAATGCTTGTGTCAAGCGGGCTTGGAGGAGGCATATGCGATATGCGAGCTTGACGAACCTCCAAGATCATTTGCAGGCTTGTCTTGAGCAAGCTAAACAAGGTTTCAACAGATTGAATCCATGCAAAAGAGGCAATTTGCAGGTAGGAGCAATGAATGCAAGAGCATGGGCTTCCAAGTCACTGGCATCTGTCTCCATTGGTGAGCCGAGCTCTGCAAGAGCATACTCTGCAGGCGAAAGGAGATAA
- the LOC105058429 gene encoding LOW QUALITY PROTEIN: probable pectin methyltransferase QUA2 (The sequence of the model RefSeq protein was modified relative to this genomic sequence to represent the inferred CDS: inserted 1 base in 1 codon; substituted 1 base at 1 genomic stop codon), with protein sequence MMVEEEQISFRSDSLMVDGVEDYSHQIAEMIGXGXESNFNEAGVRTVLDIGCGFGSFGAHLFSKQLLTLCIAHYEATGSQVQLTLERGIPAMIGSFASKQLPYPYLSFDMLHCARCGIEWEKNDGIFLAEVDRLLRPGGYFVWTSLMNTHRSQRDKENQKKLTLIRDFAENLCWDMLSQQDETIVWKKTSKKKCYSSRKSGPAVCDRSHDIESPYYQPLNPCIAGTRSQRWIPIEYRTPWPYQAQLNFTELDVHGVRTEYFSEDAANWKSLVHNYWSLLSPLIFSDHPKRPGDEDPAPPFNMVRNVLDMNARFGGFNAALLDARKSVWVMNVVPTSGPNYLPLIFDRGFIGVQHDWCEAFPTYPRTYDMVHADGLLSLEFHQKHRCSMLDIFLEIDRILRPEGWVILRDTAPLIEAARSVITKLKWDIRMMEFDGNSDEKLLVCQKVFFRKQQ encoded by the exons ATGATGGTGGAAGAAGAGCAGATCTCTTTCCGCTCTGACTCCCTTATGGTTGATGGAGTGGAAGACTACTCACATCAAATAGCTGAGATGATTGGCTGAG ATGAATCTAATTTCAATGAAGCTGGG GTAAGAACTGTCCTGGATATAGGGTGCGGATTTGGTAGCTTTGGAGCACATCTTTTCTCAAAGCAGCTGCTGACCTTGTGCATTGCTCACTATGAGGCCACTGGTAGTCAAGTTCAACTCACTCTTGAGAGGGGCATTCCTGCTATGATTGGCTCATTTGCATCAAAACAGTTGCCATACCCATATCTTTCCTTTGATATGTTGCACTGTGCAAGATGTGGGATTGAGTGGGAGAAAAATG ATGGTATTTTCTTGGCTGAAGTTGACAGACTTTTGAGGCCTGGGGGTTATTTTGTCTGGACTTCACTTATGAATACTCATAGATCTCAACGTGACAAAGAGAACCAAAAGAAGTTGACATTAATTCGTGATTTTGCTGAAAATCTGTGTTGGGATATGTTGTCACAACAAGATGAAACAATTGTGTGGAAAAAGACCAGTAAAAAGAAGTGTTACAGTTCTAG GAAATCTGGACCTGCAGTCTGTGATAGAAGCCATGATATTGAATCCCCATATTACCAACCACTCAATCCATGCATAGCGGGAACCAGAAGTCAGCGTTGGATTCCCATTGAATATCGTACACCCTGGCCTTATCAGGCTCAGTTGAATTTTACTGAACTTGATGTGCatg GTGTACGCACAGAATACTTTTCTGAGGATGCTGCAAACTGGAAATCTTTGGTTCATAATTATTGGTCTCTTCTCTCACCTTTAATATTCTCAGATCATCCAAAGAGACCTGGTGATGAAGATCCTGCCCCACCTTTCAACATGGTCAGAAATGTGCTAGACATGAATGCTCGATTTGGTGGTTTTAATGCCGCTTTATTAGATGCTCGAAAATCTGTGTGGGTGATGAATGTGGTGCCTACAAGTGGCCCTAACTATCTTCCTCTCATTTTCGATAGGGGATTTATTGGTGTTCAGCATGATTG GTGTGAAGCATTTCCAACATATCCGAGAACTTATGATATGGTGCATGCTGATGGATTGCTATCACTTGAATTTCATCAGAAGCATAGATGCTCCATGCTTGACATATTCTTGGAGATTGATCGCATACTACGACCAGAG GGCTGGGTGATACTTCGTGATACAGCTCCTCTTATTGAAGCAGCCAGATCTGTAATAACAAAGCTAAAGTGGGATATCCGCATGATGGAATTTGATGGTAACAGTGATGAGAAGCTCCTGGTCTGTCAGAAGGTCTTCTTCAGGAAGCAACAATAA
- the LOC105058428 gene encoding LOW QUALITY PROTEIN: uncharacterized protein (The sequence of the model RefSeq protein was modified relative to this genomic sequence to represent the inferred CDS: inserted 2 bases in 2 codons) gives MATEHIPVVDLRLLSQTEINTLSVSCPNAFDLHRCDDVVVPKIDRSVFNESAGSRKQTYSRLRLAPRKPDGPPSSASSSSSVARRGPRGLLSSSPSSSAASAADGGANDDDPGRRENQQIVSFLRQLFAREESSAPHPQLQSQTLSLTVAXPVSARRNSDADDSSRKALVVVEDRDRDVLNAKGVTVDLVGLGEKVDPFGEELRRRTAGLKTEVDLLRFLSALEGQWGSRRKRRKIVDASVFGDDLPRGWKLLLGLKRKEGVAWVNCRRYVSPNGKQFGSCKEVSSYILSLVGHPNNVKSIFVQNDGSTHEVDKLTPSFQAAGLTHQEGVAKENGSMSSVTPLSSYSDDSQKQVVLYRVEKQTINETKSILECHACKLTFGDKDTYLQHQLSFHQRSAKRRRLGRSIGNGVIVKDGKYECQFCHKIFSERHRYNGHIGAHVRYQGLSAEALPDDITTRYILNPSPLAAVPYSFSEMTALAEQNEETCNAKSADKLHVDSSQCKIDTKNPGIDHNAKSGGSEATEVACTSISIDDQNNDHNLTSYKSNEILLERNITDDKSDAHMDAISPSVVDVNNVAQYCSPVTTQEASTSKSVDDQXDHIDMVNCKSEVVEAGNAGDANPNDGQVNDCDMGGYKTEEVIEASNTKDVRPDASLDAVSSPLKNMDNATCESINEIGQSSSTSISVDNINEYAMTGYKSEEVVDINNPMGVKHIASIESISPSLINVDTNEIDLSSCTMIPEIGKYGTDQKANSDVHLITMSGNEPTYGIDTFANDIFTSSMGENVLVELDSSDTGLKTQFANSHSLSDKELATENIMPGEFNATCIDTTFVNGHNGDVETDADCTFDIDMKESVLEEMDKPDNELENCFCSSNAGCEEVVPSDVVANNDGTNYLQLNVVGTSSWVHSSDGVPILDMIPEQCEDELSSVGQKRGILPGFEELRLDASSSSEFVCLTGREPSSVPGPTIELGYATALQNGSCSSVQLGWDISRELTSVCVWCSREFSHGSIAVAELQPDSVGFMCPACKAKISG, from the exons ATGGCGACGGAGCACATCCCGGTGGTGGACCTCCGCCTCCTCTCCCAGACCGAGATCAACACCCTCTCCGTCTCCTGCCCAAACGCTTTCGATCTCCACCGCTGCGACGACGTGGTTGTCCCCAAGATCGACCGCTCCGTCTTCAATGAGAGCGCCGGAAGCCGCAAGCAAACCTACTCCCGCCTCCGCCTCGCCCCCCGCAAGCCCGACGGCCCCCCTTCCTCCGCCTCCTCCTCGTCCTCCGTGGCCCGCCGTGGCCCCCGTGgcctcctctcctcctccccttcctcctccgcCGCCTCCGCCGCAGATGGCGGCGCCAACGACGACGACCCCGGGCGTCGCGAGAACCAGCAGATCGTCTCGTTCCTCCGCCAGCTCTTCGCCCGCGAGGAATCCTCCGCtccccatcctcaacttcaatccCAAACCCTAAGCCTAACCGTAG CCCCCGTCTCCGCCCGCCGGAACTCCGATGCTGATGATAGCAGTCGCAAGGCGTTGGTGGTTGTGGAGGATAGGGACCGGGATGTTCTAAATGCGAAGGGCGTGACGGTGGACTTGGTCGGTTTAGGGGAAAAGGTGGATCCTTTTGGGGAGGAGCTGAGGCGGAGGACGGCGGGGTTGAAGACGGAGGTGGATCTGTTGCGGTTTTTGAGTGCATTGGAAGGGCAGTGGGGGagccggaggaagaggaggaagattgTTGATGCTTCAGTTTTCGGGGATGACTTGCCGAGGGGATGGAAGCTGCTTCTCGGGCTCAAGAGGAAGGAAGGCGTGGCCTGGGTGAACTGCCGGCGATATGTTAG CCCAAATGGGAAGCAGTTTGGATCTTGCAAGGAGGTTTCTTCATACATACTCTCCCTTGTTGGCCACCCAAATAATGTGAAGTCAATTTTTGTTCAAAATGATGGAAGCACGCATGAAGTTGACAAATTGACTCCTAGCTTC CAGGCTGCAGGTCTTACCCATCAAGAAGGCGTTGCAAAGGAAAATGGCAGCATGTCTTCAGTTACACCTCTCTCGTCTTATTCGGATGACAGTCAGAAGCAAGTTGTCTTATACAGGGTTGAGAAGCAGACAATCAATGAAACAAAAAGTATTCTAGAATGTCATGCATGCAAGCTGACTTTTGGTGACAAGGACACATATTTGCAGCATCAGTTGTCATTTCATCAAAGGAGTGCAAAGCGGCGTAGACTTGGCAGATCCATTGGGAATGGTGTCATTGTAAAAGATGGTAAATATGAATGTCAGTTTTGTCACAAGATTTTTAGTGAGAGACATCGTTACAATGGGCATATTGGAGCGCATGTAAGATACCAAGGTCTGAGTGCTGAAGCACTGCCAGATGATATTACAACAAGATATATACTTAATCCTTCCCCCTTGGCTGCAGTACCATATAGTTTCTCAGAGATGACTGCTTTGGCTGAGCAAAATGAAGAAACTTGTAATGCAAAATCGGCTGATAAACTTCATGTTGATTCCTCTCAGTGCAAAATAGACACCAAGAATCctggaattgatcataatgcaaagtCTGGTGGTAGTGAAGCTACTGAAGTAGCCTGCACAAGCATCTCTATTGATGACCAAAATAATGATCATAATTTGACTAGTTATAAGTCCAATGAGATTCTTCTGGAAAGAAATATCACAGATGACAAATCTGATGCACACATGGATGCCATATCTCCTTCTGTTGTTGATGTAAACAATGTGGCTCAATATTGCTCACCTGTTACCACTCAAGAAGCTTCTACAAGCAAATCTGTTGACGACC GCGACCACATTGATATGGTTAATTGTAAATCTGAAGTTGTTGAGGCTGGTAATGCTGGGGATGCCAACCCTAATGATGGCCAGGTTAATGATTGTGACATGGGTGGTTATAAAACAGAAGAGGTTATTGAGGCTAGCAATACCAAAGATGTCAGGCCCGATGCAAGCTTGGATGCCGTATCTTCCCCTCTTAAAAATATGGACAATGCGACCTGTGAAAGTATTAATGAAATTGGTCAATCTTCCTCcacaagcatatctgttgacaaCATCAATGAATATGCTATGACTGGCTATAAATCTGAGGAGGTTGTTGACATTAATAATCCCATGGGCGTTAAGCATATTGCATCCATCGAATCTATCTCTCCGTCTCTTATCAATGTGGACACCAATGAAATTGATCTTTCTTCATGTACCATGATTCCAGAAATCGGAAAATATGGCACTGACCAGAAAGCCAACTCAGACGTTCATTTGATAACCATGTCAGGTAATGAACCAACTTATGGGATTGACACTTTTGCAAATGATATTTTTACCAGCTCCATGGGAGAAAACGTTCTTGTTGAACTGGATTCATCTGACACTGGGTTGAAAACTCAATTTGCAAATTCCCATTCATTGTCTGACAAAGAACTGGCTACTGAGAATATTATGCCTGGTGAATTCAATGCCACCTGTATTGACACTACTTTTGTCAATGGACATAATGGGGATGTTGAAACAGATGCAGATTGTACATTTGATATTGACATGAAGGAATCTGTACTTGAAGAAATGGATAAACCTGATAATGAGCTGGAAAATTGCTTTTGTAGCAGCAATGCTGGATGCGAAGAGGTTGTTCCGAGTGATGTTGTTGCAAACAATGATGGAACAAATTATCTGCAACTTAATGTGGTGGGCACATCATCATGGGTACATTCATCTGATGGTGTCCCAATCCTTGATATGATCCCGGAACAG TGTGAAGATGAACTCAGCAGTGTTGGCCAGAAGCGGGGGATCCTGCCGGGCTTTGAAGAGTTGAGGTTGGATGCATCCAGCTCTTCTGAATTTGTTTGCCTGACTGGTCGAGAGCCGAGTTCAGTGCCTGGGCCAACCATCGAATTGGGTTATGCAACAGCACTGCAAAATGGGAGTTGCTCCTCTGTTCAGTTAGGATGGGACATATCTCGTGAGCTAACttctgtgtgtgtgtggtgtAGCAGGGAATTCAGCCATGGTAGTATTGCTGTTGCTGAACTACAACCTGATTCCGTCGGCTTCATGTGCCCAGCATGTAAGGCAAAGATTTCAGGTTAA